The Branchiostoma lanceolatum isolate klBraLanc5 chromosome 1, klBraLanc5.hap2, whole genome shotgun sequence genomic sequence cgggaaaaaaatggaaatatttgaaatttttcacaattttatccagttgcttgagtaactattttgggcgaaTCTTATCATCTGAATGTCTAACATTTCTCAACGCCTTTGTTGTATTGTCTGTATtttctgtaatctccaagcagatctaacgattgcaaagacagtatccaactggcaaactccttttgccagttggatacggtctttgcaactgttagatctgcttgaagattatatTTTCTGCACTTTAAATCGAATGTTGATTACTTTCCAGTCTGATGTTTGGGATGATGTCAGCCACAGCGTTCCTGTCCATGTGGATCAGCAACACGGCAACAACCGCCATGATGATCCCCACGGCTGAGAACATCATTTCTGGCTTCTCCAGCGATGTTGAGGCCGACCATCAGGAGAAGCATGTTCAACTGAAGAAGCCGGTGCATTTAGATGAGAAAACAGGTTTGACGAATCCCGCAGTGCACCACAAATGATACATGTTCCAAAATCCCTTACATTGTATTACAAACTGCTCTTTAACCCACCCCCCACCAGAGGCActttcatactctccaagcagaggttcagttccggctagtttttgacgtgattttgGGCGTTTGTGtcgggctttttattttgtgcgttttctttatgtcgccaagcttGTCGTTTGGCTTGGCaagataaagaaaacgggacaaaaccGCCCAAATcaggtcaaaaaccagcaggagcCGAagctctacttggagagtagcacTTTCACGCTATCATTACTATTCTATTACACACCTCTCCAAACCCAGAATGGTGCACCTCCGACCTACCGCACGGCTGCCGAAAATGACCTGCTGCAATAAAGCAATCTTACACCAATttgatagcctggatgccagaccacTAATTTCGAGCCCCACACGaaatatattttagagattgggggtctggcatccaggctaccaatTTGACATTGTAGATCAGTGAATTGCTCATTAGTATAAACATGCCTTCTATTACAGCCGGTTTATTTTCTAGagcggactcttttagggttcCCACCCGGTGAAAAACATAAATGAGACCATGATATGTGAATGTAtattaaactagagttccacgacctcataccttcgccgactgatgttagccttttcgagtgaatgcttatcactcagtatgtaaataaggtcctcgattgcatgaatttcaagtgatccttttctctacacaaaacacagcattaaagtaaaatcttagaaaagagggccattgtagcatttcctcatatattatgtaaatgaggccatcatgatttatgtctgataacgtccacatttgattatctcccaaacgccacaagaatgaaatcccatcatttaccactctggaattatagtattttgtcataaattatgcaaattaggtattcgtttgcataattgatatctatcaatattcctctctttctcagttacatgtcacgtgtttgactacaatggaatgcaagggtttgtatactttttcacatcacagatcctgatttgcatgattcttatacgatcatgtaaatcatcactcaaactatgtacatccctacaaatcatgacgatccgtcatcaccttcttgagttactagtattctctttcaaagtttaaaacaaacccatacctatacctacacgagttctcccaagagttataaaaataatcactgtaagaatatttttgcttaattggtatcataacttttttctttactacagaaagtaaggcaatttgttggcaatgtatttgcttcaattatgcccttattttcatagtcgacatatcaatcagtttttaacaaacctataccttccaacagggagagcgttagattgtaaggctgctgtgtttaaatgcccgtgtgccctccctgaccccaaaacagagccctgcaccaggcaagtaaagtatcacatgtgtcctccagggacgtctcacagggagcctgcaccggtaaactaggtcacctgtcagtgcaatttaacctgaatatatagacttaaaaatagcaaattgaaaggaaattgtagacatttccttataaattatgttaatgaggccttgtcatgcatgatttttgtctgatattgttcacctttacttagcttcctaatgatacaagaatgaaattccaataaTTTACTATTgtagtattttcaattagtattttctcattaattatgcaaaataggtatctattagcattattggtatctatcgatacctctctctttttcagctatatatgtcacatgtttgagagtcctattttgaaaggcagcagatttataaactttccttgctaattatgcaaattagctcctgatttgcataatgaatattcaattatgtaaatcattaatcaagctatctacataccataaatcaagacgatccgttgaccataagtctagttattcatgtccaaaggtcaaaacaaataaattaaaaacacccgctgcagctccaaacaagccgctagagggcccaaacgtgcacaacttacttcacgtggcatggactatctaccacacaaaaatcatgaccgtagcacttgcagaaaattcgacctcaaactttgaagctacactgcagtacccaaagtacccgctaggaggcccatcatcgaacttgaccttcccctttaataaatctacctattcactaaatatcatgcacaaccatcaacagcttctcgagttatcctgtcaacaaacaaatacgcatacataaacagcccactgcagtaccgcaggaaaatgccaggtgacccatttttgaacttgaccttcgtttccacaaccgccacttacctaccaaaaatcagcaagatccgtcaaagttctcttgacttatgatctcgacatacatacggacccactttacagctagcgtaaccgataacataaccttaccgcgaatgcatacattcccggcgaaggtaatcattAGTTGTCATTTTTCAGTACATGTTTTTTATGTTTATTTGGTCCTATAGGTCTGCTGTCGACAAGAACGTCTGTAAGAGGGCCCTACAGGAGACCCGAGGACTTAATGAGAATGGATGAACAGTAAGTTACTTTACAGTAGTTTATACTATGAATCTCGCTATCTTTAGTAGGATATTATAACGTTGGAGAAGACTTGCTCAAAATGATAAGACTTATCCTTCGATTATATCGCACGTGGCACTCATGTAGTGATACAAATTACAAAGATTAGAATCTGAATAGAGTCGTTCAATGTATGTTCGAAAACGCGTCTGCATTTTCTCCCCAAATTTGTTCATATTGAATTATGCTGAATTGTTTTGTGTTTCCTCATTATTTTGCAGTGATGACATCGAGGATACGCATGAAGATGAGGTAAGCACATGACACGAACGCAGAAGATAATTCCTACTGGCCAGATCTTACTTTTTACTTTATCACTCAAAAGGGATGTATTTGTCCATGTGGTATGAATTTCATCAAATGCAAAGTATCATGAGCTTCTTATGACACACTGAAAATTGGCATTTCAATATGTAGTGTTTTGTTTCTGAAGGTTAAAATCAATGTTTGAATTTGGCTGATGTCCCGAAATATCTTTATCTTAATCGCTTTGTTTATTGTCCATCTTTCTCTTCCATGTGCATCAACGACGTTATCTACAAAGGAGAGACCATCCGATCTTTCAAGAAAACAGGCCGACAGGATGGCGAAAGGTCTGTTACTGTGTACCTGCTATGCTGCCAACATTGGAGGGATAGCAACCGTGACGGGATCCAGCACCAATATCATGGCTGTCGAAATTATTGAAGCGTAAGTCACACTTTTTCAATACAACTTCCTTTTACGTAACGGCAGTGCttttgcttttttgttgtttggcTTTGTAAGGACATCGAAGGAATATGTGATTTCATGATCACTTTAAGGTATTTGCACTCCATCGCTTTATCGAGCCGTTCAGGTAGCTAATATTCCAAATAACCTCCGATGATCATTACGTAGTTTAAATATAGACATCATCATGTAAGAATTAGAAAATAACTGTTGTCAACCTAACACGAAAGTCTTTGCTCATGTTGTGACATTGTGATTTCCAGACTTTTCCCCAAGAGCCATGGCATTGATTTTGCCACCTGGTTCTTCTTCGGCTTCCCAACGATGATTCTGATCCTCATATTGGCCTACTTCTATCTACTATGGCTGTTTGTGGACTGCGGGTAAAAataaattagatttttttaagTTACTTCATTGTGAATCTCGATCTCCATTGTGAATCTAAATCcgtgaatattttcatttggttggtaagtcactgcgTATAAAAGGTATTTGTACAAAACCAACTGTTTTTTTCcctagccgacgtttcggtctGTCGCTCAGTCACGTTTAGGACCTCATTATTCGCACTTTTGATTGGATACACATTGGGTTACGGTACGGTTTCTTTGTTGCCTCCCCAGCTGCCTGCTGGGTTGCAGGAAGGGGGACCGATGCAAGGGACTTTGCCAGAGAAGCGAGAACAGTGCAGCCTATGAGATCATCAAGAAACAGTATAATGAGCTGGGTCCCTTGTCGTGAGTATCAGTGATGTTCATTCTGCATATAAGTACAGAGCCCCCCCTCCATAGTCGGTACATATTAGATGGAGTTAATCATCCCTCCTATCATCTCTCCTTGCAAAGTTGACTTTGTTTGGTTTCAAATGCTTTTCGGTTCCTGACTATGAGTGATGCCCTTTTTTAGGTTCGCTGAAAGAGTTGTAATTTTCCACTTCGTCCTGTTGGTGCTCATGTGGGTTTTCCGGGACATGAAGTTTGTAGACGACAAGAATGGTCGGGCTGCAGGATGGACTTACTTCTTTGTGCCCGGGTGAGTATATCTTGAATTTCTTTTTACCAGATATGTTTGTGccatatgataaaatgttatttagAGATATcatatgcattgtttcatttgtacacaaaatagTAAATCCGTGAATATTTTCGtctggttggtaagtcactgcgTATAAAAGGTCTTTGTACAAAATCGACTGTTTTTCcctagccgacgtttcggtctGTCGCTCAGTCACGTTTAGAACCGCATTGTTTGCACtctagcagcgacacctagctgcagtacaaagtagAACCAGCCTGAGGCCTGAGGGAGGTGACAGGCCCATCACGAAACGTCGGGTAATTAGTAGAGACacggttgtgtacaaagaattttgttatccaACAATAGTAAATTTCCCTCATACTGTATCATTTTTCATTCTACCATTTTTcattgtatcattttttttcagctATGTAACAGATGCATCAACAGTTATCCTGGTTATCATCTCCCTTTTCTTCTGGCCATCGAGACCTCCAAGCTTCATGTGCTGCAGAGATAGTGGAGGTTCGTGCGTCCCGCTTGTTACTAGAAATATTCACAGAAATTTTCAACCTCTTTTGaagtttcttttcatttcatttgataaTCCTTCCGGCTTACCGTAAATAATATCAGAGAGCACCATCCCAAATgacaaaattgaagaaaaatctTTGAGGAAGATTTGGAATACATACTGTGCATCCTTTTCAAATCGTACAGAGCAACATTTCACACAAAAACTGAAAGAAAGTATCTTTTTGCAGGGACATATCCATGCGAGCCAGCTCCTCCCATCTTAGACTGGTCTACGGTGAGCGAGAAGATGTCGTGGGGACTTGTTTTTCTCTTAGGTGGAGGTTATGCACTTGCAGATGGAATCAAGGTAAGAAAATGAGCTCAAGTTTGTAAGTCAAGTATCTTGAAAGGGTCACATGATGATATCAAGTCTTGACCTGGACCGGGCGACTGTCAACATGGTTGCTAATGAAGTAGTAGgcaccctgtggtgtttgattacactTTGTACATTATGTAGTTAGTGGCAGGATGGGCTTATCACCATATGCTTGCTAGTCACCACGGTTGCTAGtgaagtagcagacaccctgtggtgtttgattacactTTGTACATTATGTAGTAAGTGGCAGGACATGGCTCGAGGGGCTGGTtaccatatatatgaatgtgtttgagtaagaataaacagagcagtggTTAGGCCAGACCATGTAAAGATTAACATTGTGTACTTACTGGCAAATGTTATTTTTCTAGTTCATTTCCACTTCCATACACATACAAGGAGTGTTTCAGATACAATTACAAGTTTGTAACATAGAAATTTCTTTGAATCAATGCAGGTTTCGGGACTGTCCACTTTGCTGGGCAAAATGTTCAAGTCTGCGTCCGGGTTCCCTCCCGTCGCCTTGGTCCTCACCGTCACAACTCTTGTGTCCTTCCTGACGGAGTTGGTCAGCAACGCGCCAGTCGCCGCCATCATCCTTCCAATCCTCGCCTACTTGGTGAGACAATACAACTGTTTTCatttagtactacatgtaccttttctaTAACACAGTATAACTTCAGTACAGCTTTCCTTGGCCAATGTGCTACATGTAGCCATCAGATCATGGCAGCGGACATCGATAGTATAAAGTTAATTACCTAGATTTGTTGGCGTTGCTCTGTCATTTGGTAATATATCGTGTCTTTGAAATAGATTATCACAGAAAATGATGTTGTTATATCATGATTCGTCTACTGTGTCTTGTTTCACAGGCTGAGGGAATCTGCATGCACCCCTATTACTTGTTGGTTCCGGCCACCATCGCCAGTTCCTTTGCTTTCATGCTGCCAGTAGCGAACCCTCCTAACGCAATCGTCCTTCAAAGCGACAGAATCCAAGTGTATGATATGGTATGTAAAACAGGCAATCATGtgatttttctttgatatgGTAGTTGCACATCTGAAGTCTATTTTAAGTCgctgagtcgacttggagtcgactccaaAACGCGTGTGTGAACCCAGCCATTGACAAGATGTTAGAAATCTATAAGCCGATGAACTTGACATTGAATGCCTAAATCTGACCAATAAAGATGATCTTGATATCTAACCTTTTTTTCACTTCTGTTTCAGATAAGGAGTGGCTTCTTGTTAAACCTGTTAGGCGTCCTGACTTTAAATTTCGCTATCAACACCTACGGAATCCCCCTGTATGATCTGGACACTCTCCCCTCCTGGGGGAAAGGTTTCTGCA encodes the following:
- the LOC136442564 gene encoding solute carrier family 13 member 2-like; translated protein: MSPNVCVKTTSNVTYGRQVIDFRSLDQWYDIHTTVFQSLATEGRPKTNFRNMANRKSRICKELLRFWKTIVLLVTPVIFSPLPIYFASTENSKVAACGYVVIIMAVYWSTEALPLAVTGLLPLVLFPMLGIQSARDVSINYAKDPIFLLIGSLLFAITIEKWNLHKRIALGVLVTVGVEPKRLMFGMMSATAFLSMWISNTATTAMMIPTAENIISGFSSDVEADHQEKHVQLKKPVHLDEKTGLLSTRTSVRGPYRRPEDLMRMDEHDDIEDTHEDEERPSDLSRKQADRMAKGLLLCTCYAANIGGIATVTGSSTNIMAVEIIEALFPKSHGIDFATWFFFGFPTMILILILAYFYLLWLFVDCGCLLGCRKGDRCKGLCQRSENSAAYEIIKKQYNELGPLSFAERVVIFHFVLLVLMWVFRDMKFVDDKNGRAAGWTYFFVPGYVTDASTVILVIISLFFWPSRPPSFMCCRDSGGTYPCEPAPPILDWSTVSEKMSWGLVFLLGGGYALADGIKVSGLSTLLGKMFKSASGFPPVALVLTVTTLVSFLTELVSNAPVAAIILPILAYLAEGICMHPYYLLVPATIASSFAFMLPVANPPNAIVLQSDRIQVYDMIRSGFLLNLLGVLTLNFAINTYGIPLYDLDTLPSWGKGFCNGNVTTFASSSSTLLNSTIVPVV